AAAATCATCTTCACCGGCCCGGTCGGCGCCGGCAAGACCACCGCCATCGCCTCGATCAGCGACATCGAACCGATCCGCACCGATGAACATGCGTCCGACATGACGCAGCGTCGCAAGTCCAACACCACCGTGGCGATGGACTACGGGATGATCCGGCTCGGCCCCAAGGAGAAGGTCCACCTGTACGGCACGCCCGGCCAGGAGCGCTTCGACTTCATGTGGGAGATCCTGACCAAGGGTGGCATCGGCCTGGTGCTGCTGCTCGACAACACCCGACCGGCGCCGTTCGAGGACATGAAGTTCTACGTCAACGCGTTCCAGGAGTTCATCGAGAGCACGCGCCTGGTGATCGGCGTGACGCAGATGGACACCAACGCCACGCCGACGATCGACGACTACGTGCGCCAGATGAAGGACCTCGACATCAGCGCCGCGGTCTTCGAAGTGGACGCCCGCCGTCGCGACGACGTGTCGTCGCTGATCCAGGCGCTGCTGCTGTCGATCGACCCGGTGATCTGAGCCGCGCGCCGCACTGCCGCCCGACGCGTTTTCCCCCAGCCTGCGACACCGCGAGACCCGCGCGACCATGGATCAATACACCCTCACCGGCGACTACTTCCTGCACCCCACGCCGGCTGGCGCCTACTACGCGGCCAGCCGGCCCGAGCGGGATCCGGCGCGCATCTTCCTGCAGCGCCTGATGCGCGAGCAGCAGACGCCGCGCCTGTCCACCGCGCTGGTGCAGGACTGGATGAGCCTGGGCGAGCAGGACGCGCTCGAGTTCATCTACCGTCTGCAGTCGTCGGGCTTCATCCAGGGCCTGCCGGTGCAGGTGGAGGTGCCGCCCGATCGCATCGAGGCGCTGCTGCCGCCGATCCTGAGCCAGATCTCTGACGAAGGCCGGGCGATCCTGGCCGAGAAGCGCGGTCTCTACCTCGCGACCGCCGGCTTCGCGCACGAGCAGTCCGAGGAGCTGGCCGCGCTGGGCGCCGACCTGGCCAACGTGCAGGAGCGCCACGCCAAGCTGCTGCACGGCAACATGCGCCTGCGCAGTGACGGCTGGGGGCTGGTCAATGCCAGCGGCTATTGCGACATCGGCTTCTGGCCGCTCTACCTCGGCAACGAATATTTCATCCTGGTGGTCGGCGGCATGCCGCGTTTCAACCAGGAAGCGTTCACCACGCTGATCTGGACCCTGGGTGTGCGCTACGGCGGCGCCGCCTGACGTCTCGCGACGCCCTTCATCCGCCCACCCGTTTTTCCCCATTCCCCCAAAGGACGACCGCCATGCGCGCTGAACTGCTGAACTCCATCCTGAGCGAACTCAACGGCTCCACCGCCGACATCGAGGCCTCGGCCGTGCTCTCGAACGACGGCCTGATGATGGCCTCGATGCTGCCCTCGGGCATGGACGAAGACCGCGTCGGCGCCATGAGCGCGGCCATGCTGTCGCTGGGCGACCGCACCTCGCGCGAACTCGCGCGTGGCGAACTCGAGCAGGTGCTGGTCAAGGGCCACAAGGGTTACGTGCTGATGACGCACGCCGGCGGCGACGCCGTGCTGACCGCGCTGTGCAAGCCCAACGCCCGCCTGGGCCTGATCTTCCTGGACGTCAAGCGCGCCGCCGACTCGATCAGCAAGGTGATCTGAGGCCACGACCGAAAGAGATCCGAACATGACCGACATGGACGAGGCCAATCTCGTGCCCGGTTCGCGCCGCGAACATTTCCTGCGCTATCACGACGGCCGCGAGCGCCGCCTGCTGGTGGTCGACCAGGAGGTGCCGTATCCGGATGGCATGCTGATCGTCTCGCGCACCGACCCGGCCGGCATCATCACGCATGCGAACCAGGCGTTCATCGACATGTCCGGCTACACCCGCGACGAATTGATCGGCCAGCCGCACGCGATCCTGCGCCACCCCGACATGCCGTCGGCGGCGTTCCGCGACCTCTGGGACACCGTCAGCCGCGGTGCCAAGTGGCAGGGCTACGTCAAGAACCTGCGCAAGGACGGCATGCACTACTGGGTGTTCGCCACCGCGATCCCGAACGTGCGCGACGGCCGCGTGGTGGGCTACACCTCGGTGCGCCGCAAGCCCTCGCGCACCAAGATCGATGAATGCCAGGCGCTCTATGCGCGCCTGCGCGCTGAAGAGATGTCGACATGACGCTGCAACTGACCGTCAGCCCTGACTTTTCGCCCGACTACATCGCCGGCTGGTACGTCTTCAACACCTGGCTGCAGCGGCGCCTGGGCACGCGCATCCACCTCGAGCTGTACGACGACTTCGTCAGCCAGCGCCAGGCGATCGCCGAAGACCGCGTCGACGTCATCTACGCCAATCCGCACGACGCCGCGATGCTGGTGCGCGAGAAGGGCTACACCGCGCTGGCCGCGCCGCGCAACAAGCCCGACGAGGTGGTGCTGGCGGTGCAGGCCGACGCCGCGGCCCAGCGCGTCGAGGACCTGCAGCCCGGCCTGAAGATCGCCGTCACGCGCGATCCGGACGTCAACCTGATCGGCATGATCCTGCTCGAACCGGCCGACCTGCACCGCGACAACACCGTGACCGCGCAGCTGTCGAGCTACGTGCTGGTGGCCAAGCAGCTGCTGACCGGGCGGGCCGATTGCGGCTTCTTCCTGAAGGACGCCTACGACGGCCTCAGCGCGCCGATCCGGCGCCAGATGCGCCCGCTCGTCACCAGCCAGATCAGCGTGGTGCACCACGTGCTGCTGGCCAGCCCGCGCTGCGCCGAACTGCACGCCCCGCTGCGTGACCTGCTGCTGACGATGGACGGCGAGGCCGACACGCGCCGCATCCTCGAAGGACTGGGGTTGACCGGCTGGGAGAGCCAGGACCCGGAGTCCACCGAGTTCATGATCGACCTGATGGACACCCTGATGGTGTGAGGCTGCGGCCTCGCACAGCCCCTACTGGTCGCCAACGGCCCACGGACATGATCGCACCCCTTCCGCGTCGTCTCATCACCCTGGCCCTGGCCGCCTTGCCCTGGCTGCCGGTGGCGCACGCCCAGGCGCCCGAGGTGGCTGCAGCAGCGTCGGTTTCGGCGTCCGCACCGGGCCCGCGCCTGACGATTCCGCGCGACACGCTCTGGAACATCGCGGCCACGCTGGTGCCGGGGCGTGAGCCGTCGCGGCCGCAGGTGATGGTGGCGATCCTGCGCGCCAACCCGGACGCCTTCCTGCACGGCAACATGCACCGCCTGCGGCAGGGCGTGTCGCTGCTCATCCCGCCGCTCGAGGCGATGCGTGCCGAGCCCGCGGCCAAGGCCGCGGCACTGGTGGATGCGCATCTGGCGGCGGCGAGCGCACTGCTGCCGGGAGCGGTGCCCGCGCTGGAGCCCCTGCCGGGCGCTGCCGCGGTGCAGGCGCGGCCGGCTGTTCCTGCCCCTCCGGTCCCTCCGATCGCGCCCCCGATCGCCCCTGCCGTTCCCGCCGTGCCGGTCGCCAAGGCCGCTTCGGCAGCAGCGCCTGCCGCGTCGGTGCCGGCCGTGCAGCCTGTCCCGCCCGCTGCGTCCGCGGTGCGCCCGGTTCCGCCGGTGGCGGTCGTGGCGTCGGCGCCGGCCGCGGCCTCGATGCCGGCAGCCACGGTGCCCGCGCCGTCGCCGGCGTCGGCGCCCGAACCGATCCGCGCAACCCCACCCGCCGCTGCCAGCGCGCCTGTGCCGATGGCCGCTGCGCAGCAGCCGCTGCCGACCCGCTGGCTGCCCTACGCGATGCTGGTGGTGCTGGTGGGCACGGCGGTCGTTCTGTGGATACGGCGCCGGCCGGTGAAGAAGGAGGACGCGCTGCCGTCGTCCTTCGTCGACGAGCAGGGCGTGCAGCGGCGTCGGCGCCCGAAGGTGCTGGATGTGTCGCAGGCCGCGGCCGACATGGCGCGCGTGGTCGAGACCCTGCAGCCTGCCGTCCGGCTCGTCAGCGGCGGTGCGGCGGCGCCGGTGTCCGGTGACCCGGCCGACCCGCGTGCGCAAGCAGCCCTCAAGCTCGACCTGGCGCGTGCCTGCATGGAAGTGGGCCGCAAGGAGTCGGCCCGTGCCCTGCTGCTGGCCGTGAGCCAGGAGGGCAGCCTCGACCAGCAGGCCGACGCGGCTGAGCTGATGGCGCGTCTGGCCTGACGCGACCCGGCCGTCGGCCGGCCTGCGTCAGAGGAACTGCTTGGGCGAGTAGCTGCGTGCCGCAGGCACCAGCTCGGCCTGCTTGACGGCGCGTGTCAGCACCTGGTCGGCATCGACCGGGCCCAGGGTCTCGCACAGCGCCACGTACAGCACGTGGACCAGTTCGGACAGGCCCTTCGGAGCGAGGTCGATGTGCCAGGTCGCGTCGGCGCCACGCTGCCAGGCTTCGCGCACCGCGGCACGCACCTGCGCGCTCAGCCGGGCGCCGTCCAGCGTGGCGATGGCGCTGGCGCGCAGGTCGTCCATCTCGGCGCCGTGCAGCTGGCGGATGTCGGCCAGCACGGCCTGCATCAACGATCCGAACACCAGCACATGCGCCGGCAGGTCCGGAGTCGCGGCGGTGGGCGGTGCCATCGGCACGGCCTGCGCTGGCTCCGGCTGCCGCACGGTTTCGGCTGTGGCCAGCGCCGCTGCGGCAGGCGCCCAGGCCGTGGGTGACGCGACCACCGGCTGGGCCGTCGCCGGGGCCGGCCAGGCGGCCGGCGCCGGGCCTCGTGACAAGCCCGGCGCGGCGGCCGATGCCGGGCGCAGGGCCTGCATCGCCGGCCAGGGGTCGAGCGGCAGCTCGTCGTCGGGCAGGTGCAGGGCGCGGTAGAAACCTTCGTACAGCCGCTTGCAGGTGCGCGGGTCGAGCCCGTGGCGCTGCGCCACGCGGTCGACGGCGGCGATGATGTCGCGCGCCGTGTCGCCCCGCAGCGAGTCGTGCAGCAGCCAGAGCGTGTCCATCAGCGCGTCTTCGCTCAGCACCGGCGTGAAGACGGCCAGCGCGGCGCAGCGTCGTTTGGTGCTCGGATCAAGCATCACGTGCCTCCATGCGCAACTGCGCCGGTGAGTCCTGGAACTCAGGGTACGCGATCTCGTGGTGCTCGGTGTAGTCGAGGCCCCGCTGTTCGTTGAGCGTCGGCGCGCGCAGGCCGGCGAAGCGGTCGATCAGCTTGAAGCAGGCGTAGGCCATCGGGAAGGCCCAGGCGAACGCGATGAAGGCGCCCAGCGCCTGCACCAGGACGCGCTGGCCGTTGAACATGTCGCCCTGATAGAACAGGCCGGTGGCGATCAGGCCCCAGACGCCGCCGATGCCGTGCACGGCGATCGCATCGACCGCGTCGTCAATGCGCCAGCTGCGGATCTTTTCCGCGCCCCAGGTGCACAGCGCGCCGCCGATCATGCCGACCAGCGTGGCCGTCAGCGGGTTGAGCGTGGCCGCGCCGCCGGTGATCGCCACCAGGCCGCACAAGCTGCCGTTGACCGAGGCGCTCATCAGCACCGGGCGGCCGGTGAGCTTCATGAACGCCAGCGCGCCGATGCCGCCGGCGCAGGCGCCGAGGTAGGTGTTGAGCAGGACCGTGCCGAGGTTGGCGCTCTCCAGGCCGCTGATGCTGCCGCCGTTGAAGCCGAACCAGCCCAGCCACAGCACGAAGCCGCCGAGCGCGACCATCGGCAGGTTGTGGCCGGGGATCTCGCGCACCTCGCCCTTCTTGCTGAAGCGACCCAGGCGCGGCCCGAGCACCATCACGCCGGCCAGCGCGCACCAGGCGCCGATCGAGTGCACCGCGCCGTCACCGGCGAAGTCGACGAAGCCCAGTTGCTTGAGCCAGCCGTCGGCGTTCCAGGACCAGTGCGCGTAGACCGGATAGATCAGCAGCGACATCAGGACGGCAAAGAACAGGTAGGCGCCGTAGCGCATGCGCTCGGCCACCGCGCCCGAGA
This portion of the Leptothrix cholodnii SP-6 genome encodes:
- a CDS encoding GTP-binding protein, with product MAHTDHKIIFTGPVGAGKTTAIASISDIEPIRTDEHASDMTQRRKSNTTVAMDYGMIRLGPKEKVHLYGTPGQERFDFMWEILTKGGIGLVLLLDNTRPAPFEDMKFYVNAFQEFIESTRLVIGVTQMDTNATPTIDDYVRQMKDLDISAAVFEVDARRRDDVSSLIQALLLSIDPVI
- a CDS encoding ammonium transporter produces the protein MNELINLAWVGICTALVFFMQAGFALVEGGLARAKNSVNVIMKIYLGTCFIGVGFWLVGYGVAFGPSVGGLFGGAGYAPMELPATQAMSLLYQMMFATTAVTIVSGAVAERMRYGAYLFFAVLMSLLIYPVYAHWSWNADGWLKQLGFVDFAGDGAVHSIGAWCALAGVMVLGPRLGRFSKKGEVREIPGHNLPMVALGGFVLWLGWFGFNGGSISGLESANLGTVLLNTYLGACAGGIGALAFMKLTGRPVLMSASVNGSLCGLVAITGGAATLNPLTATLVGMIGGALCTWGAEKIRSWRIDDAVDAIAVHGIGGVWGLIATGLFYQGDMFNGQRVLVQALGAFIAFAWAFPMAYACFKLIDRFAGLRAPTLNEQRGLDYTEHHEIAYPEFQDSPAQLRMEARDA
- a CDS encoding phosphate/phosphite/phosphonate ABC transporter substrate-binding protein — protein: MTLQLTVSPDFSPDYIAGWYVFNTWLQRRLGTRIHLELYDDFVSQRQAIAEDRVDVIYANPHDAAMLVREKGYTALAAPRNKPDEVVLAVQADAAAQRVEDLQPGLKIAVTRDPDVNLIGMILLEPADLHRDNTVTAQLSSYVLVAKQLLTGRADCGFFLKDAYDGLSAPIRRQMRPLVTSQISVVHHVLLASPRCAELHAPLRDLLLTMDGEADTRRILEGLGLTGWESQDPESTEFMIDLMDTLMV
- a CDS encoding FimV/HubP family polar landmark protein — encoded protein: MIAPLPRRLITLALAALPWLPVAHAQAPEVAAAASVSASAPGPRLTIPRDTLWNIAATLVPGREPSRPQVMVAILRANPDAFLHGNMHRLRQGVSLLIPPLEAMRAEPAAKAAALVDAHLAAASALLPGAVPALEPLPGAAAVQARPAVPAPPVPPIAPPIAPAVPAVPVAKAASAAAPAASVPAVQPVPPAASAVRPVPPVAVVASAPAAASMPAATVPAPSPASAPEPIRATPPAAASAPVPMAAAQQPLPTRWLPYAMLVVLVGTAVVLWIRRRPVKKEDALPSSFVDEQGVQRRRRPKVLDVSQAAADMARVVETLQPAVRLVSGGAAAPVSGDPADPRAQAALKLDLARACMEVGRKESARALLLAVSQEGSLDQQADAAELMARLA
- a CDS encoding roadblock/LC7 domain-containing protein, with protein sequence MRAELLNSILSELNGSTADIEASAVLSNDGLMMASMLPSGMDEDRVGAMSAAMLSLGDRTSRELARGELEQVLVKGHKGYVLMTHAGGDAVLTALCKPNARLGLIFLDVKRAADSISKVI
- a CDS encoding PAS domain-containing protein, which produces MTDMDEANLVPGSRREHFLRYHDGRERRLLVVDQEVPYPDGMLIVSRTDPAGIITHANQAFIDMSGYTRDELIGQPHAILRHPDMPSAAFRDLWDTVSRGAKWQGYVKNLRKDGMHYWVFATAIPNVRDGRVVGYTSVRRKPSRTKIDECQALYARLRAEEMST